Proteins from one Spartinivicinus poritis genomic window:
- a CDS encoding cytochrome c oxidase assembly protein: MKVAQRAIKTTVIKLSLIVVGMFGFGFAMVPLYDVFCEVTGLNGKTNSEAYQYQSTSAVVDKSRKITVQFITNLGEGAQWEFKPVVSQIKVHPGQLKSVEFFAKNPTNTTRSSQAVPSISPSEGTIFLQKTECFCFEQQTLQAGEEVVMPMRFVIDQEIPKHIKKLTLSYTLFDVTESSTEKVATNMDS, translated from the coding sequence ATGAAAGTGGCACAACGGGCAATTAAAACAACTGTTATCAAACTAAGTCTAATTGTTGTAGGTATGTTTGGTTTTGGTTTCGCTATGGTTCCATTATATGATGTGTTTTGTGAGGTAACTGGATTGAATGGTAAAACCAATAGCGAAGCTTACCAATATCAAAGTACATCAGCAGTTGTTGATAAATCACGAAAGATTACTGTGCAATTTATCACTAACCTGGGTGAAGGTGCTCAGTGGGAATTTAAGCCTGTAGTGTCACAAATCAAAGTTCATCCTGGTCAGCTAAAAAGTGTTGAGTTTTTTGCTAAAAATCCTACAAATACGACCAGAAGTAGTCAGGCTGTGCCAAGTATCAGCCCATCTGAAGGGACAATATTTTTACAAAAAACAGAGTGCTTTTGCTTTGAGCAGCAAACACTGCAAGCGGGTGAAGAGGTTGTTATGCCCATGCGGTTTGTGATTGACCAAGAAATACCAAAACATATTAAAAAATTAACACTGTCATATACTTTATTTGATGTGACGGAAAGCTC